The Caulifigura coniformis genome includes a region encoding these proteins:
- a CDS encoding efflux RND transporter periplasmic adaptor subunit yields the protein MSPDNPRIARYSLFTLLIAAAAVGGTTFKLWWPSVQRMVHEVIANGSSPGEEDHPHDDGHDHSHGSENSIEISPQAMKSLGLDDSTLKPAVLSTYRQSITVPAIIVGRPGRTRLEASTPIAGVITHVHAVQGEAVQPGAVLFQLRITAEAMVNSQMNLLRLLGELDVETREIARLSKAVDTGAVASRNLLERQYAQEKLQSQVDALREGLRLVGLSDRQIEEIVANRKLLKELLIVAPSHDDHSDEELKLADSSVDPAAFHTASGKEDSAEGDEESRPLILQEVLIHKGETVAAGQTLAVLTDNSELFIEGQAFEQDAAWMTEAVRKGWKASAAITAPGGRTVVIEDLAFAYTGSVVDADARTLPIYVRLPNVVERSEKSPDGQSFIDWRYRPGQRLQLRIPVVEWKDRFVLPADAIARDGLDSFVFRQNGRKFDRVRVTVEYRDRDTVVVADDNQLYPGNVIALRGAHQLQMALKNRSGGAVDPHAGHNH from the coding sequence ATGTCCCCCGACAATCCCCGGATCGCCCGATACTCCCTGTTCACGCTGCTGATCGCTGCGGCGGCCGTGGGAGGAACGACCTTCAAACTCTGGTGGCCATCGGTTCAAAGGATGGTCCATGAGGTCATTGCGAACGGTTCGTCTCCCGGCGAGGAGGACCACCCGCACGACGACGGGCATGACCATTCCCACGGAAGTGAGAACTCGATCGAGATTTCGCCGCAGGCCATGAAGAGCCTGGGACTGGATGACTCGACGCTCAAGCCGGCTGTGCTCTCGACGTACCGTCAGTCGATCACCGTGCCGGCGATCATCGTGGGCCGGCCGGGACGCACGCGGCTGGAAGCCTCCACTCCGATCGCCGGCGTGATCACGCACGTCCACGCGGTGCAGGGGGAAGCGGTTCAGCCGGGGGCCGTGCTGTTTCAGCTCAGGATCACGGCGGAGGCGATGGTCAATTCGCAGATGAATCTTCTCCGGCTGCTGGGGGAGCTGGACGTCGAAACCCGGGAAATCGCCCGGTTGTCGAAGGCCGTCGACACCGGGGCGGTCGCGTCACGGAACCTGCTGGAGCGGCAGTACGCGCAGGAGAAGCTTCAATCGCAGGTGGATGCGCTGCGGGAAGGGCTCAGGCTGGTCGGCCTGTCGGACCGGCAGATCGAAGAGATCGTCGCCAACCGCAAACTGCTCAAGGAACTGCTGATCGTCGCGCCGTCACACGACGACCATTCGGACGAAGAACTGAAGCTGGCCGATTCTTCGGTCGATCCGGCGGCGTTTCACACGGCCTCGGGCAAGGAGGACTCGGCTGAGGGGGACGAGGAATCTCGACCGTTGATTCTTCAGGAAGTGCTGATTCATAAAGGTGAGACTGTTGCTGCAGGCCAGACGCTGGCCGTCCTCACCGACAACTCCGAGTTGTTCATTGAAGGGCAGGCGTTCGAGCAGGACGCCGCATGGATGACGGAAGCGGTCCGCAAAGGCTGGAAGGCCTCGGCGGCGATCACGGCGCCGGGGGGCAGAACCGTGGTGATTGAAGACCTTGCGTTTGCCTACACGGGAAGCGTCGTCGATGCGGATGCCCGGACGCTGCCGATTTATGTACGGCTGCCGAACGTCGTGGAGCGGTCGGAAAAGAGCCCTGACGGGCAGAGTTTCATCGACTGGCGCTACCGGCCGGGGCAGCGGCTGCAGCTCCGGATTCCCGTCGTGGAATGGAAGGACAGGTTTGTGTTGCCGGCCGACGCGATCGCGCGTGACGGTCTCGATTCGTTCGTGTTCCGGCAGAATGGCCGGAAATTCGATCGCGTTCGTGTCACGGTTGAGTACCGCGACCGGGACACGGTGGTTGTTGCGGACGACAACCAGCTCTATCCGGGGAACGTCATCGCGCTGCGGGGGGCCCACCAACTGCAGATGGCGCTCAAGAATCGTTCGGGCGGGGCCGTGGATCCGCATGCCGGGCACAACCATTGA
- the queG gene encoding tRNA epoxyqueuosine(34) reductase QueG, with amino-acid sequence MPEVSISPTTPDPAHLADRLKAEARRLGFDLVGIAPAAAPTTTPEFREWLSAGFAGEMHYLERRREAYDHPASMLTEVRTVIMLGVNYYSGDEPEPQPGDGRVARYARIPADYHDVLRARLKELAALLHNAHPRCRTRGVVDTAPLLERDFARRAGLGWFGKNTMLLNKRLGSWFFLAALLTDVELPADAPHDAAHCGTCTRCLEACPTDAFIAPYVLDARRCISYLTIELGARPIEESLLSGMQDWAFGCDICQEVCPWNRKAPLAEDQAFRAGPENSSLRLAPLLEMDESRFQQQFGQTPLARPGLEALTRSACLAVGNAGTLEDLPTLAAAKASASPLIRDAAGWAEARLRDRAGSRGEFAENNECADLAVKSDAMHAGESNARGHSGSR; translated from the coding sequence ATGCCCGAAGTGTCCATCTCCCCCACCACTCCCGATCCCGCCCATCTGGCGGACCGACTCAAGGCCGAAGCCCGGCGACTGGGGTTCGACCTCGTCGGCATTGCCCCGGCCGCCGCCCCGACCACGACCCCCGAGTTCCGGGAATGGCTCAGCGCGGGCTTCGCCGGAGAGATGCACTACCTCGAACGGCGGCGCGAGGCGTACGACCACCCCGCCTCGATGCTGACCGAAGTTCGCACCGTCATCATGCTGGGCGTCAACTACTACAGCGGAGACGAACCCGAACCGCAGCCCGGCGACGGCCGCGTGGCCCGCTATGCCCGCATCCCGGCCGATTATCACGATGTGCTGCGTGCCCGCCTCAAAGAGCTGGCCGCCTTGCTCCACAACGCCCATCCCAGATGCCGCACGCGCGGAGTCGTCGACACCGCTCCGCTGCTCGAACGCGACTTCGCCCGTCGGGCCGGCCTCGGCTGGTTCGGCAAGAACACCATGCTGCTCAACAAACGTTTGGGAAGCTGGTTCTTTCTCGCAGCGCTCCTCACCGACGTCGAACTGCCGGCCGATGCCCCGCACGATGCGGCCCATTGCGGAACGTGCACGCGCTGCCTCGAGGCCTGCCCGACCGACGCCTTCATCGCCCCCTATGTGCTCGATGCCCGGCGCTGTATCAGCTACCTCACGATCGAACTCGGCGCTCGCCCGATCGAGGAATCCCTGCTTTCCGGAATGCAGGACTGGGCATTCGGCTGCGACATCTGCCAGGAAGTCTGTCCGTGGAACCGGAAGGCTCCTCTCGCTGAAGACCAGGCCTTTCGCGCCGGTCCCGAGAACAGCTCACTGAGGCTCGCCCCGCTGCTGGAGATGGACGAATCACGGTTCCAGCAGCAGTTCGGACAGACGCCTCTCGCTCGCCCGGGACTGGAAGCCCTGACGCGCAGCGCCTGCCTGGCCGTCGGTAACGCCGGAACCCTCGAAGACCTCCCGACCCTCGCGGCAGCGAAGGCTTCAGCGTCACCACTGATCCGCGACGCCGCTGGATGGGCTGAGGCCCGATTGCGAGATCGCGCGGGATCGAGGGGCGAATTTGCGGAAAACAACGAATGTGCCGATCTGGCCGTGAAGTCGGACGCGATGCACGCTGGGGAGTCGAACGCCCGCGGACATTCGGGTTCCCGCTAA
- a CDS encoding Swt1 family HEPN domain-containing protein, with protein MPSNHERVATALDLLTAGMADFAETKLREVYKENWVNSVSGSFRDDRNRLSADGLSIRWDAHALLTVMWDQWNAVFRTSLGHAERSLVSELREYRNRWAHQKEFDFDDTYRILDSVRRLLQAAESRKLPELEYQKRDLLEAYVAEEVNTQIQQSMFNRNRPWVIAFYTFCFGVTFYNLVAKRDMTEPSRYFFISTLLLAFIYLIYRQYRMDPPILFGPHECQRCRKIIYRKECPYCES; from the coding sequence GTGCCCAGCAATCACGAACGCGTCGCCACTGCTCTCGATCTGCTGACCGCCGGCATGGCCGACTTCGCGGAGACGAAGCTCCGCGAAGTGTATAAGGAGAACTGGGTCAACTCCGTCTCCGGAAGTTTCCGTGATGACCGGAACCGCCTCTCCGCCGACGGCCTCAGCATCCGCTGGGATGCCCACGCCCTGCTGACCGTCATGTGGGATCAGTGGAACGCCGTCTTCCGGACTTCGCTCGGCCACGCCGAACGCAGCCTCGTCAGCGAACTGCGCGAGTACCGGAACCGCTGGGCCCACCAGAAAGAATTCGACTTCGACGACACCTACCGCATTCTCGACAGCGTCCGCCGACTGCTCCAGGCCGCCGAGTCCCGGAAACTGCCGGAACTGGAGTACCAGAAGCGCGATCTGCTCGAGGCCTATGTCGCCGAGGAAGTGAACACCCAGATCCAGCAGTCGATGTTCAACCGCAACCGGCCGTGGGTCATTGCGTTCTACACCTTCTGCTTCGGCGTCACCTTCTACAACCTGGTCGCGAAACGCGACATGACCGAGCCGTCCCGATACTTCTTCATCTCGACGCTGCTCCTCGCGTTCATCTACCTGATCTATCGCCAGTACAGGATGGACCCGCCGATCCTGTTCGGCCCGCACGAATGCCAGCGCTGCCGGAAGATCATCTATCGCAAGGAATGCCCTTACTGCGAGTCGTAG
- a CDS encoding UbiA family prenyltransferase has translation MSTLRTYAQLCRLPAVFTAMADVFMGYFVLRGVRHLSDPSIQGPQTLAALVVASSALYLAGMVLNDVFDREIDARERPQRPIPSGRVSLRNAIRLAVLLIVTGLIASQLAGYKSLLVALLLLVNIVLYDGWGKHTPLGPLLMGGCRFLNVILGGSSGAGDVSQLFTSHGSLVATGLAIYVAGVTIFAKKEAETSGRGGLIFGQVVLNLGLLTTAVWIAPHMDSTRALATLGVIAVVINRRALQAVADLRPARVQAAVRIMLLSIITIDATVIYTATGDTGTALAVVALLFPSLLLGKWMTMT, from the coding sequence ATGTCGACCCTCCGCACCTACGCACAGCTCTGCCGCCTCCCCGCCGTCTTCACCGCGATGGCGGACGTCTTCATGGGCTATTTCGTTCTGCGCGGGGTCCGGCATCTGTCCGATCCTTCCATCCAGGGCCCCCAGACCCTGGCGGCCCTGGTCGTCGCCTCCAGTGCTCTGTATCTCGCGGGGATGGTGCTGAATGACGTGTTCGATCGCGAGATCGATGCCCGTGAACGCCCGCAGCGCCCGATCCCTTCCGGCCGCGTCAGCCTGCGGAACGCCATCCGCCTTGCCGTGTTGTTGATCGTGACAGGCCTCATCGCCAGCCAGCTTGCCGGCTATAAGTCCCTGCTGGTCGCGCTGCTGCTGCTCGTGAACATCGTGCTGTACGATGGCTGGGGAAAGCACACCCCGCTGGGGCCGCTGCTGATGGGGGGCTGCCGATTCCTGAACGTCATTCTGGGCGGCAGTTCGGGGGCCGGAGACGTGTCCCAGCTCTTCACCTCGCACGGGTCGCTCGTGGCTACGGGCCTCGCGATCTATGTCGCCGGCGTCACCATCTTCGCGAAGAAGGAAGCGGAAACGAGCGGACGCGGCGGACTGATCTTCGGCCAGGTCGTCCTGAATCTCGGGTTGCTGACCACCGCCGTCTGGATTGCGCCACACATGGACTCGACCCGCGCGCTCGCAACGCTGGGAGTCATCGCCGTCGTCATCAATCGCCGCGCGCTCCAGGCAGTCGCGGATCTGCGACCGGCCAGGGTGCAGGCCGCAGTCCGCATCATGCTCCTGTCGATCATCACCATCGATGCCACGGTGATCTACACCGCGACAGGAGACACGGGGACCGCCCTCGCCGTCGTGGCACTGCTGTTTCCGTCGCTCCTGCTGGGCAAGTGGATGACGATGACGTAA
- a CDS encoding DUF1549 domain-containing protein has translation MRLPTVVAPLAVVAAVLGVTGYAVQPPLPDRPLVSADTGGTASTIERLEGLLAKSWSAHGLTAAAPADDLTVLRRLTLALAGTVPSLEEIRRFENDTRPDRLSHWTAQLLNDVRFADYFSERLARAFVGVDGGQFIVFRRDRFTAWLSEQLKKRRPYDEMVRDMIATDGVWTDKPAVNFISAAYANDAFDENKLAGRAVRAFLGQRIDCAQCHDHPFAHWKQSEFEGLAACFGKTRMSIVGVDDGRKTPFEIEDRKTLEKRVIEPAVPFGAEWLPADGSPRKRLAAWVTHPDNRRFDRAIVNRVWGLMFGRPLIADRPVDDLPDPDDPAFNEQNAVLDVLADDFRRHGRDLRRLVAVVAGSSAFRVDSRVPENASGSTAGGCHWEVFPLVRLRPEQVVGSMLQAASIRTIDRNSHLFTRALRFFRERDFVEDFGDPGENELGERVGTVPQALLRMNGELQKDLTEPNPFNATTRIANSAPDPASCVEVAYLICLTRRPTTEESEFFTNRISEASSKKRDEAVADLIWTLFNSTEFSWNH, from the coding sequence ATGCGACTGCCGACCGTCGTAGCGCCGCTGGCTGTCGTCGCCGCCGTCCTCGGAGTGACCGGGTACGCCGTCCAGCCCCCCCTGCCCGACCGTCCACTCGTTTCAGCCGACACGGGTGGAACCGCTTCGACCATCGAACGCCTGGAGGGCCTGCTTGCGAAATCCTGGTCTGCTCATGGGCTCACAGCGGCGGCCCCGGCCGATGACCTGACCGTCCTCCGCCGGCTCACTCTCGCGCTGGCGGGAACCGTCCCCTCCCTGGAAGAGATCCGGCGATTCGAGAACGACACGCGCCCGGATCGCCTGTCCCACTGGACGGCTCAACTGCTCAACGACGTCCGCTTCGCCGACTACTTTTCCGAGCGACTCGCCCGCGCTTTTGTGGGAGTCGACGGCGGACAGTTCATCGTCTTCCGCCGCGATCGCTTCACCGCCTGGCTCAGCGAACAACTGAAGAAGCGGCGGCCCTATGACGAAATGGTTCGCGACATGATCGCAACCGACGGCGTGTGGACCGACAAACCCGCCGTCAATTTCATCTCCGCCGCCTACGCCAACGACGCGTTCGATGAGAACAAGCTGGCTGGCCGCGCGGTTCGCGCCTTCCTCGGCCAGCGGATCGACTGTGCCCAATGCCACGATCATCCGTTCGCCCACTGGAAGCAGTCCGAGTTTGAAGGCCTCGCCGCCTGCTTCGGAAAGACGCGAATGTCGATCGTCGGTGTCGATGATGGACGGAAGACCCCATTCGAGATCGAGGATCGCAAAACCCTCGAGAAGCGCGTCATCGAGCCCGCCGTTCCTTTCGGAGCCGAATGGCTGCCGGCCGATGGCTCCCCCCGAAAGCGCCTCGCCGCCTGGGTGACCCATCCCGACAACCGCCGCTTCGACCGCGCGATCGTCAATCGGGTCTGGGGGCTGATGTTCGGCCGGCCGTTGATCGCCGACCGCCCCGTCGATGATCTTCCCGATCCGGACGATCCGGCCTTCAACGAACAGAACGCCGTGCTCGATGTGCTGGCCGACGATTTCCGGCGGCACGGTCGCGACCTGCGCCGCCTGGTCGCTGTGGTCGCCGGCAGCAGTGCCTTCCGAGTCGATTCGCGAGTCCCAGAGAATGCGTCCGGGTCTACAGCCGGCGGCTGTCACTGGGAGGTCTTCCCGCTGGTTCGTCTGCGGCCGGAACAGGTGGTCGGCAGCATGTTGCAGGCCGCGAGCATTCGGACGATCGACCGCAACTCCCATCTCTTCACGCGAGCGCTCCGCTTCTTCCGCGAGCGGGATTTCGTCGAAGATTTCGGCGACCCCGGCGAAAACGAATTGGGAGAACGAGTCGGCACCGTCCCCCAGGCGCTCCTCCGCATGAACGGCGAACTTCAGAAGGACCTGACCGAACCCAATCCCTTCAATGCCACGACCCGCATCGCCAACAGCGCACCCGACCCGGCCTCATGCGTCGAGGTGGCTTACCTCATCTGCCTCACGCGACGGCCAACGACCGAGGAAAGTGAGTTCTTCACGAATCGCATCTCCGAGGCGTCCAGCAAAAAACGCGACGAGGCCGTCGCCGACCTGATCTGGACGTTGTTCAACAGCACCGAGTTTTCCTGGAACCATTGA
- a CDS encoding DUF1501 domain-containing protein: protein MVSRRSFLGRAAALGLSFSLPALTARAVERRGSERPMSLITLWMQGGPSQLETWDPHPGTPIGGPTTAIDTTVPGLRIASTFPKMAEMMHHTSVIRSLVSKEGDHERGSYHVLTGYRPDPTVVHPSVGAVLSHELPATGVEIPLHISLAGGAGFTLPRGGYLGDEYDAFRIYEPGRGLINMRSRVGDSRTDRRRDGLAVVERAFQAGRTRPASETLHRQMLDKAVAMMSSEQLTAFDIDKEPAAVAAAYGDTRFGRGCLVARRLVETGVRSVQVVLDGFDTHTDNFEGCKTQAAILDPALATLLNDLAQRDLLASTIVLCIGEFGRTPRINPLDGRDHWPGGFSCVIAGGGLKTGVVVGATDPEGLRREPERPVPIADLYTTLFQAMSVDPSREINTPIGRPMKLSEGQAIGELNG from the coding sequence ATGGTCTCGCGTCGTAGCTTCCTTGGTCGAGCCGCCGCGCTCGGCCTCAGTTTCTCGCTCCCCGCGCTCACCGCCCGCGCGGTGGAACGGCGTGGCAGCGAGCGCCCGATGTCGCTGATCACCCTCTGGATGCAGGGAGGGCCAAGCCAGCTCGAAACCTGGGATCCGCATCCCGGGACTCCCATCGGCGGCCCGACGACCGCCATCGACACCACCGTTCCCGGCCTGCGGATCGCCAGCACGTTCCCGAAAATGGCCGAGATGATGCACCACACGAGCGTGATCCGCTCGCTCGTCTCGAAAGAAGGAGACCACGAACGCGGCTCCTACCACGTCCTCACCGGCTATCGGCCCGATCCCACCGTCGTTCACCCGTCCGTCGGCGCCGTGCTCTCCCACGAGCTTCCCGCAACAGGCGTCGAGATTCCGCTGCACATCTCGCTCGCCGGCGGAGCAGGCTTCACGCTGCCGCGCGGCGGTTACCTCGGTGATGAATACGACGCGTTCCGCATCTACGAACCGGGCCGCGGCCTGATCAACATGCGATCGCGGGTCGGCGACAGTCGGACCGACCGGCGACGCGATGGCCTCGCCGTCGTCGAACGCGCGTTTCAGGCCGGGCGAACCAGGCCTGCCTCGGAAACCCTGCACCGGCAGATGCTCGACAAGGCGGTCGCCATGATGTCGTCAGAGCAGCTGACCGCGTTCGACATCGACAAGGAGCCGGCCGCAGTCGCCGCCGCCTACGGCGACACCCGATTCGGGCGCGGATGCCTCGTCGCCCGCAGACTCGTCGAGACCGGCGTCCGCTCGGTGCAGGTCGTTCTCGATGGATTCGACACTCACACCGACAACTTTGAAGGCTGCAAGACCCAGGCGGCCATCCTCGATCCCGCCCTGGCAACGCTGCTCAACGATCTCGCCCAGCGCGATCTGCTCGCCTCGACAATCGTTCTGTGCATCGGCGAGTTCGGGCGCACGCCCCGCATCAACCCGCTCGATGGCCGTGACCATTGGCCCGGCGGCTTCAGCTGCGTCATCGCCGGCGGCGGCCTGAAGACAGGCGTCGTCGTCGGCGCGACGGACCCCGAAGGACTCCGCCGCGAACCGGAACGCCCCGTCCCCATCGCCGACCTCTACACCACCCTCTTCCAGGCGATGTCGGTCGACCCCTCCAGGGAAATCAACACTCCCATCGGCCGGCCCATGAAGTTGAGCGAGGGCCAGGCCATCGGCGAACTCAACGGCTGA
- the frr gene encoding ribosome recycling factor — protein sequence MDQDEILLDTEDRMEKAAAVFKNALTGLRTGRATPGLVDSIRVNYYGSPTPLKQMAVISCPEPQQIVIKPFDASSLSEIVKAIQSSDAGLAPNSDGRLIRLNVPPLSTERRREFVTRVGKLAEDARVAIRNIRRDGNKHAETAEKEKTMTEDLCKATKEQVQELTKKYEGLVNDLASSKEKEVMND from the coding sequence GCAGTCTTCAAGAACGCGCTGACCGGGTTGCGGACGGGCCGCGCCACTCCGGGCCTCGTCGATTCGATCCGCGTCAACTACTACGGGTCTCCCACGCCGCTGAAGCAGATGGCCGTGATCAGCTGCCCGGAACCGCAGCAGATCGTCATCAAGCCGTTCGACGCTTCGAGCCTGAGTGAAATCGTGAAGGCGATTCAATCGAGCGACGCCGGGCTGGCCCCGAATTCGGACGGCCGGTTGATTCGCCTGAACGTTCCGCCGCTGTCGACCGAACGTCGCCGGGAATTCGTGACCCGCGTGGGCAAGCTGGCGGAAGACGCCCGTGTCGCGATCCGCAATATCCGTCGTGACGGCAACAAGCACGCGGAGACGGCGGAAAAAGAGAAGACGATGACGGAAGACCTCTGCAAGGCGACGAAGGAGCAGGTGCAGGAGCTGACGAAGAAATACGAAGGCCTCGTCAACGACCTGGCGAGCTCGAAGGAAAAGGAAGTGATGAACGACTGA